From a single Theropithecus gelada isolate Dixy chromosome 10, Tgel_1.0, whole genome shotgun sequence genomic region:
- the CABP7 gene encoding calcium-binding protein 7, whose product MPFHPVTAALMYRGIYTVPNLLSEQRPVDIPEDELEEIREAFKVFDRDGNGFISKQELGTAMRSLGYMPNEVELEVIIQRLDMDGDGQVDFEEFVTLLGPKLSTSGIPEKFHGTDFDTVFWKCDMQKLTVDELKRLLYDTFCEHLSMKDIENIIMTEEESHLGTAEECPVDVETCSNQQIRQTCVRKSLICAFAIAFIISVMLIAANQVLRSGMK is encoded by the exons ATGCCGTTCCACCCGGTGACGGCGGCGTTGATGTACCGGGGCATCTACACCGTGCCCAACCTGCTGTCGGAGCAGCGCCCGGTGGACATCCCGGAGGACGAGCTGGAGG AGATCCGAGAGGCCTTCAAGGTGTTTGACCGTGATGGCAATGGCTTCATCTCCAAGCAGGAGCTGGGCACAGCCATGCGCTCACTGGGTTACATGCCCAACGaggtggagctggaggtcatcatCCAGCGGCTGGACATGGATG GTGACGGTCAAGTGGACTTTGAGGAGTTTGTGACCCTCCTGGGACCCAAACTCTCCACGTCAGGGATCCCAGAGAAGTTCCATGGCACCGACTTTGACACTGTCTTCTGGAAG TGCGACATGCAGAAGCTGACGGTGGACGAGCTGAAGCGGCTGCTCTATGACACCTTCTGCGAGCACCTGTCCATGAAGGACATAGAAAACATCATCATGACGGAAGAGGAGAGCCACCTGGGCACAGCCGAGGAGTGCCCCGTGGACGTGGAGA CCTGCTCCAACCAGCAGATCCGCCAGACGTGTGTACGCAAGAGTCTCATCTGCGCCTTCGCCATCGCCTTCATCATCAGTGTCATGCTCATTGCGGCCAACCAGGTGCTGCGCAGTGGCATGAAGTAG